The DNA region GGCGGTCGCAGACAACTTCATCCGCGCCGGCCAGGCGCGCAACGTGCTGGTGATCGGGGCCGAGACCTTCTCCCGGATCCTCGACTGGCAGGACCGCTCGACCTGCGTGCTCTTCGGCGACGGCGCCGGGGCCTTGGTCCTGGCCGCCTCCAAGGGCAACGGCAAGGCCGAACAGCGCGGCGTCCTCTCAACCCATATCTATTCCGACGGCCGCCACAACGAAGCGCTCTACGTCGACGGCGGTCCCGGCTCGACCAAGACCGTCGGGCACCTGCGCATGGAGGGGCGGGAGGTCTTCCGCCACGCCGTGGTGCGCATGAGCCAGGCGATCGACGCGGCCCTGGACGCCGGCGGCGTGACCCCGGGCGACATCGACTGGCTGGTCCCGCATCAGGCCAATATTCGGATCATCGAGGCCATGGCGAAGCGTCTCAACCTGCCGATGGACCGGGTTGTGGTCACCGTCGACCGCCACGCCAACACCTCGGCCGCCTCGATCCCGCTTGCGCTCTGCGAGGCCAGCGGCGACGGCCGGATCCAGGCCGGCGACCTGATCATGATCGAGGCCATGGGCGGCGGCTTCACTTGGGGCTCGGCCCTGGTCCGCTGGTAGCGCCGGCCGGCCGCCGCGGCCCGCCGCCGGGCCTCTCGGCCCGCCCCTTGGGGGCGGGGCTTTGGATGGCGAGTGCAAGAATCGACCCATCTCCTTACAAATATTAAGAGGTTTGACCCCCTGATGGGCTTGCGATAACGTTCTGAAGATGTTTGGTCTTAGGGGGACTCATGGCCGGTGAAACGATTACCCGTGCCCATTTGAGTGAGGCCGTTTATCAGGAAGTGGGTTTGTCGCGGAACGAATCGGCCGAATTGGTCGAATCCGTCCTGAACGAGATCTCGGACGCGCTGGTACGCGGCGAGGTGGTCAAGCTGTCGTCCTTCGGCAGCTTTTCGGTCCGGCAGAAGGGCCAGCGGATCGGCCGCAATCCGAAGACGGGGGAGGAGGTGCCCATCTTGCCGCGCAAGGTGCTGGTTTTCCGGGCCTCCCACGTCTTGAAGAACCGGATTAACGGGGCGGTGACGCCCACCGGCTGAGCCTCGGTTCTGCCTGAGCGAGCCAAGCTGAGGAGTCATCATCGTCGATGCCTGCGATCAACCCGGGCGGCAAATCGGCGGCCGCCTTTAGGACGATCAGCGAAGTGTCCGGCGAGCTGGAGGTGCCGCAGCACGTCCTGCGCTTCTGGGAGACCAAGTTCAGCCAGGTCAGGCCGCTGAAGCGCGGTGGCGGTCGCCGCTACTACCGGCCCGAGGACATCGTCCTTCTGCGCCGGATTCGCGACCTTCTCTATCGCGACGGCTACACCATCAAGGGCGTGCAGCGGCTGCTGCGCGACGGCCTCGGCAAGCCGACGGCGAAGGGCGAGGGCGAGGCCAGCGATGCCGAGCGGCGCACCGCGATGGCCGCTGCGGCCGCCGGCGAAGCGCGCGCCAACGGCCATTCCGCCGGCGCCGGGCTGAGCGGCGAGGCCCGGGAGGAGCTGAGCAACATCCTGGACGAGCTGCTCGAAGCCCGGGCGAGCCTGAAGAAGGCGCGCGGCGACTGACCCTGTCCCGATCGGTCTCGGCCGCATTGCCAGCCGCGCCCGGCCCCTGTATATAGACCCGCCGCCGGGCACCAAGGCCACGGCGCGGTCACCGGCGGAGCGTGGCGCAGCCTGGTAGCGCACTTGACTGGGGGTCAAGAGGTCGCAGGTTCAAATCCTGCCGCTCCGACCAATCTCTTGAAGTGGGCCGGCTCCGGCTCGCCTTTTCCTTGGTGCGGCGCCGTTTCTCATCCGGTCTCGGAGAGACCGCCGTCCCGGACGGTCCAGGGCTCGGATTTCGCAGCCGAGCGCCTCAAAGGGTGAACCGGTCGGCCCCGGCGCGCGGGCGTCGCCGTGCCCAGCATCCTCGGCGGGTGGAACTCGTCGCGAAACCAGGGCCAGTCCTCCTGATCGAAGACGTCTCTGATCCAATCGATCACGGCGCGCACCCGCGCCGCGCCCTTGACGTTGGGATGGTAGACCAGCCAGACACCGATGCGGGCCCGGACGTCCAGGTTCAAAGGCAGGATGTCGTCGACGAACTCGCAAATGTAGGTCGGCAGGATCGCAATACCCACACCGCCCTGGGCCGCGGCCAGGAGGGAGGGGCTCGAGTTGGTCCAGAACCGGCGGCCCTTGGCGGCGCGCAGGAGGCTGGACCAGGCGCTGAACTCCTCGTCCAGGTACTGGTAGTGCGCGTTGTCGAGCAGACGGTGGTGGAGCAGGTCCTGCGCCGTGGCGGGGACCCCGAAGCGCTCGAGATAGCCCGGAGAGGCCCAGAGGACCCCGTGCACGATGCCGAGCTTGATCGCGATGAGCTCCGGCGACTCGGGCCTGCGACACTGAATGCAAAGATCGCTCTCCGAGGCGAGGATGTCGCAAGGCTGGGTCGAGCATTGAAACTCGACCGAGATCGACGGATAGGCCTCGTGCAGGCGGCCGAGGCTCGGTGCGAGCAGGAAGGTTGTGAGGCCGTCCGGGGCGGAGATCCGCACCGGACCGGCCAGGCGCCGGTCGGAGCCGAGGACACGCCGGTGGATCTTGAGGACCGCGTCCTCGATGTGCCGGACCGTTTCCAGGATCGCCTCGCCTTCGGGGGTCAGGACGACGCCGCTCGGCAGGCGGTCGAAGAGCCGGGTCTCGAGACGCTCCTCGAGGTTCAGGATCCTTCGGCTGATCGTCGCCTGCGTGGTATTGAGCCATTTCGCAGCCTTGGAGATGCTGCCGGCCTTCGCCGTCTCCAGGAAGAAGCGCAGATCGTCCCAATTCGAGAATGGGGCGGGCGCGGGCATGTCGCGCAATCCCATGTCTTTCCCCTAAACGCGCTTGTTGCAACGGGACAGTATCGCGGAAATTGTAGCACCGATCCGACCGGTGTTGCCTCGGAATATTGGTGAACAAGGGCGGTTGGAGCGCAGGCTTCGTCGAGGGGAAGCGGAAATGAGACAACAAACCTGTCTTCGTGGGACAGAAGGACGGCAGCCTGTTTACTTTGGAATAGATCGGATTATCTAGCTTCGACAAAGTCCAAGTGACCGCAGTT from Kiloniellales bacterium includes:
- a CDS encoding beta-ketoacyl-ACP synthase III, whose product is MSHLRAQVVGCGAYLPERVVSNEELSQRLDTSDDWIRQRTGICERRIAADDEYTSHLGLQAAKAALEAAGCEVGDIDLIVVATSTPDQTFPATATRIQAALGMTKGAAFDVQAVCSGFVYALAVADNFIRAGQARNVLVIGAETFSRILDWQDRSTCVLFGDGAGALVLAASKGNGKAEQRGVLSTHIYSDGRHNEALYVDGGPGSTKTVGHLRMEGREVFRHAVVRMSQAIDAALDAGGVTPGDIDWLVPHQANIRIIEAMAKRLNLPMDRVVVTVDRHANTSAASIPLALCEASGDGRIQAGDLIMIEAMGGGFTWGSALVRW
- a CDS encoding integration host factor subunit alpha — protein: MAGETITRAHLSEAVYQEVGLSRNESAELVESVLNEISDALVRGEVVKLSSFGSFSVRQKGQRIGRNPKTGEEVPILPRKVLVFRASHVLKNRINGAVTPTG
- a CDS encoding MerR family transcriptional regulator codes for the protein MPAINPGGKSAAAFRTISEVSGELEVPQHVLRFWETKFSQVRPLKRGGGRRYYRPEDIVLLRRIRDLLYRDGYTIKGVQRLLRDGLGKPTAKGEGEASDAERRTAMAAAAAGEARANGHSAGAGLSGEAREELSNILDELLEARASLKKARGD
- a CDS encoding LysR family transcriptional regulator, whose product is MPAPAPFSNWDDLRFFLETAKAGSISKAAKWLNTTQATISRRILNLEERLETRLFDRLPSGVVLTPEGEAILETVRHIEDAVLKIHRRVLGSDRRLAGPVRISAPDGLTTFLLAPSLGRLHEAYPSISVEFQCSTQPCDILASESDLCIQCRRPESPELIAIKLGIVHGVLWASPGYLERFGVPATAQDLLHHRLLDNAHYQYLDEEFSAWSSLLRAAKGRRFWTNSSPSLLAAAQGGVGIAILPTYICEFVDDILPLNLDVRARIGVWLVYHPNVKGAARVRAVIDWIRDVFDQEDWPWFRDEFHPPRMLGTATPARRGRPVHPLRRSAAKSEPWTVRDGGLSETG